One stretch of Pseudoxanthomonas sp. Root65 DNA includes these proteins:
- a CDS encoding ligand-binding sensor domain-containing diguanylate cyclase has translation MPAVRCLFLTGLSLLVLLVGAPAWALDPARKVDEYTISRWTMEDGLSHNLVHAIQQDADGYLWTGTWEGAARFDGRRFTAYDAGTVPGLEIEGVRAIAPRPQGGMALSLGRVGPGVVRFHQGHWQRLPGKAGTLPDVSVLRFGPDGVLWIGTDHALFRREPSGQLQEIESAHARLANERVLAILPLPDGRALVGNRHGLFRIDRGRATEWGREVGLPETSVLAVQPSRWGGLLVGGSAGVWRLEHGRAQQITGDRVEAMLEDRNGNLWVSTLDGLRRYTQGRYETLGERDGLMGRLAPALFEDRDGLLWVGTTNGLYRISDGPVFGLGRSNGLRDIYVRAIIERPGQGVWIGHPMGVDAWQAGQSRAVPLAFDGKSDPSVLSLANARDGGLWIGTYDQGVIRLPAAGAEQQAKPWRLDESGGLPSNHVRALLERADGSLWIGSNEGVTVYRDGRITRHYDADDGLPDGNVYVLYETAQGVLWIGTSNGMAMMRRDGTVRRWTPMSDFPAVAAFDFLADADGSLWIASDRGLLHWRDGAFVQFDHRQGLPNNRLFRLLEDDNGDFWVSSNRGVFRISRPALTAVENRHLKRLPVEAFTHADGLPSSQANGASAPAGWPMRDGKLWFATANGVGVIDPDDARLQRTQGVTLVIESVEADGRVLPLQARYALAADLRRVVIRFTGLNQRAPERLRYRYRMVGFDRDWVETDNGIAHDAVYTNLPSGKLRFEVQVMNAPADWSKTEGRVMRSVDLDKAAPWWLRAWAMMAYLVLLGLLGWGVLLLAMRRHRHRQHRLQALVDARTSELSDKNAQLEQAGEANAQLLEQLAYQARHDPLTRLANRRAGDAFLAEALDTSRREGRPLCVALLDIDHFKAINDRYGHAFGDDVLSQVAALAEQGIGHHEGVLIARWGGEEFLVCQQLPWSIARARLEALREGIAQASIDAPDGGRLRCTISIGVAELEAGQDLRDLLRVADERLYRAKQQGRNRLVAG, from the coding sequence GTGCCCGCCGTGCGCTGCCTGTTCCTCACCGGCCTGAGTCTGCTGGTCCTGCTCGTCGGCGCGCCCGCGTGGGCGCTCGACCCTGCGCGCAAGGTCGACGAGTACACGATCTCGCGCTGGACCATGGAAGACGGGCTGTCGCACAACCTGGTGCATGCCATCCAGCAGGATGCCGACGGCTATCTGTGGACGGGCACGTGGGAAGGCGCGGCGCGCTTCGATGGTCGCCGCTTCACCGCTTACGACGCCGGTACCGTGCCGGGGCTGGAGATCGAAGGCGTGCGCGCCATCGCGCCGCGCCCGCAGGGCGGGATGGCGCTGAGCCTGGGGCGCGTCGGCCCGGGCGTGGTGCGCTTCCACCAGGGCCACTGGCAACGTCTGCCGGGGAAAGCGGGCACGCTGCCCGATGTATCGGTGCTGCGCTTCGGTCCCGACGGCGTGCTGTGGATCGGCACCGACCATGCGCTGTTCCGGCGGGAGCCCTCGGGCCAGCTGCAGGAAATCGAGAGTGCCCATGCGCGCCTGGCCAACGAGCGCGTGCTGGCGATCCTGCCGCTGCCGGACGGGCGGGCGCTCGTGGGCAACCGGCATGGCCTGTTCCGGATCGACCGCGGGCGGGCTACCGAATGGGGGCGCGAGGTGGGGCTGCCGGAGACGTCGGTGCTGGCGGTCCAGCCCTCGCGCTGGGGAGGGCTGCTGGTGGGCGGCAGCGCCGGCGTGTGGCGGCTGGAACATGGCCGGGCGCAGCAGATCACCGGCGACCGCGTCGAGGCCATGCTGGAAGACCGCAACGGCAATCTCTGGGTCTCCACGCTCGATGGCCTGCGCCGCTACACCCAGGGGCGCTACGAGACGCTGGGCGAACGCGACGGCCTGATGGGGCGCCTGGCGCCGGCCTTGTTCGAGGACCGCGACGGCCTGCTGTGGGTCGGCACCACCAATGGTCTGTACCGCATCTCCGACGGGCCGGTGTTCGGGTTGGGACGCAGCAACGGGCTGCGCGACATCTATGTGCGCGCGATCATCGAGCGGCCGGGGCAGGGCGTATGGATCGGCCACCCGATGGGCGTGGACGCCTGGCAGGCCGGCCAGAGCCGTGCGGTGCCGCTGGCGTTCGATGGCAAGTCCGACCCCTCCGTCCTCTCGCTGGCCAACGCGCGCGACGGCGGCCTGTGGATCGGCACCTACGACCAGGGCGTCATCCGCCTGCCTGCGGCGGGCGCCGAACAACAGGCGAAGCCCTGGCGCCTGGACGAGTCCGGCGGCCTGCCCTCCAACCATGTGCGCGCGCTGCTGGAACGCGCCGACGGATCGCTGTGGATCGGCAGCAACGAAGGCGTGACCGTCTATCGCGATGGCCGCATCACCCGCCACTACGACGCCGACGACGGCCTGCCGGATGGCAACGTCTACGTGCTGTACGAAACCGCGCAGGGCGTGCTGTGGATCGGCACGAGCAACGGCATGGCGATGATGCGGCGCGACGGCACGGTGCGCCGATGGACGCCGATGTCCGATTTCCCGGCCGTGGCGGCCTTCGACTTCCTGGCCGACGCGGACGGCAGCCTGTGGATCGCCTCCGACCGTGGCCTGCTGCATTGGCGCGACGGCGCGTTCGTGCAGTTCGATCATCGCCAGGGCCTGCCGAACAACCGCCTGTTCCGGTTGCTGGAAGACGACAACGGCGACTTCTGGGTGTCGAGCAACCGCGGGGTGTTCCGCATCTCGCGGCCGGCACTGACGGCGGTGGAGAACCGCCACCTGAAGCGGCTGCCGGTGGAGGCCTTCACCCACGCCGACGGACTGCCCAGCAGCCAGGCCAATGGCGCTTCCGCGCCGGCGGGCTGGCCGATGCGCGACGGCAAGCTGTGGTTCGCCACGGCGAACGGGGTGGGCGTGATCGACCCCGACGATGCGCGCCTGCAGCGCACGCAGGGCGTGACGCTGGTGATCGAATCGGTGGAGGCCGACGGCCGCGTGCTGCCGCTGCAGGCGCGCTACGCCCTGGCAGCGGACCTGCGCCGCGTCGTCATCCGCTTTACCGGCCTGAACCAGCGGGCACCCGAACGCCTGCGCTATCGCTACCGGATGGTCGGCTTCGATCGCGACTGGGTCGAGACCGACAACGGCATCGCGCACGATGCGGTGTACACCAACCTGCCGTCCGGGAAACTCCGCTTCGAAGTGCAGGTGATGAACGCGCCCGCAGACTGGAGCAAGACCGAAGGCCGGGTGATGCGTTCGGTGGACCTGGACAAGGCCGCGCCCTGGTGGCTAAGGGCGTGGGCGATGATGGCCTACCTCGTGCTGCTGGGCCTGCTGGGCTGGGGCGTGCTGCTGCTGGCGATGCGTCGCCACCGCCATCGCCAGCACCGGCTGCAGGCGCTGGTGGACGCGCGGACATCGGAGTTGAGCGACAAGAACGCGCAGCTCGAACAGGCAGGCGAGGCGAATGCGCAGCTGCTGGAACAGCTGGCCTACCAGGCACGCCACGATCCGCTGACGCGACTGGCCAACCGCCGTGCCGGCGACGCGTTCCTGGCCGAGGCGCTGGACACCAGCCGCCGCGAAGGTCGCCCGCTCTGCGTCGCATTGCTGGACATCGACCACTTCAAGGCGATCAACGACCGCTACGGGCACGCCTTCGGCGACGACGTGCTATCGCAGGTCGCGGCGCTGGCCGAACAGGGGATCGGCCACCACGAAGGTGTGCTGATCGCGCGCTGGGGCGGCGAGGAATTCCTGGTCTGCCAGCAGTTGCCGTGGTCGATCGCGCGCGCGCGCCTGGAGGCGCTGCGCGAAGGCATTGCCCAGGCCAGCATCGACGCGCCCGACGGCGGCCGCCTGCGCTGCACGATCAGTATCGGCGTGGCGGAACTCGAAGCCGGCCAGGATCTGCGCGACCTGCTGCGTGTCGCCGACGAGCGCCTCTACCGCGCCAAGCAGCAGGGACGCAATCGTCTGGTTGCGGGTTGA
- a CDS encoding efflux RND transporter permease subunit: MRRFNLSEWALTNRSLVLFAMILLGLVGAWSYQHLGQSEDPPFTFKAMVVRTVWPGATAEEVSQQVTERIEKALMTTGNYEYIRSYSRPGESQVIFAARDSLKSRDMPELWYQVRKKVGDIRATLPAGVVGPFFNDEFGDTFGNIYALTGEGFDYAVMKDYADRIQLELQRVDDVGKVELVGLQDEKIWIELSNTKLATLGIPLNAVQQALEEQNAVTPAGFFETPTDRVQLRLSGEFTSVDEIREFPIRAGGRTVKLGDIAEITRGFADPAAPRMRFMGQPGIGIAVAMKDGGDILKLGETLETEFQRLQKTLPLGMELRKVSDQPAAVEESVGEFVRVLAEAVIIVLLVSFFSLGMRTGLVVAVSIPLVLAMTFAVMHYFGIGLHKISLGALVLALGLLVDDAIIAVEMMAIKMEQGFDRLKAASFAYESTAFPMLTGTLVTAAGFLPIATAASSTGEYTRSLFQVVTIALVVSWVAAVLFIPYLGDKMLPDLGNPQPPKPGSLAARWQAFRAGLADRWPQYAGMLAPKPHDAHDHNPYHTPFYQRFRGWLAFCLRRRWLVIGVTAAAFVASIALFRFVPQQFFPDSVRPELMVDLELAEGSSLKSTDAQARKLEALLAKRDGILNYVAYIGTGSPRFYLPLDQQLPQAHFSQFVVLTQDTQARESTRRWLIDEVAPQFPELQFRVTRLENGPPVGYPIQFRVSGEHIDRVQAIARQMAEKVRASPHVTNVNLDWSEPSKIVRLQIDQDRARALGVSTAQVSHFLSGSLSGLSVSTYREGNELVEILLRGPEEERTRLDLLGSLAVPTSSGGSVPLSQIANLEYAFEDGIIWHRDRLPTVTVRADLASDDVTAPTVVAQISPTLDEIRSTLPQGYLLETGGTVEDSARGQKSIAAGMPLFLLAVTTLLMLQLRSFSRMALVLLTAPLGLIGVTLALLVFRVPFGFVAMLGTIALAGMIMRNSVILVDQIDQDIQAGHDRWHAIIDATVRRFRPIVLTALAAVLAMIPLSRSAFFGPMAVAIMGGLTVATVLTLFFLPALYAAWFKVRPEESATR, encoded by the coding sequence ATGCGCCGGTTCAACCTGTCCGAGTGGGCACTGACCAACCGCAGCCTGGTGCTGTTCGCGATGATCCTGCTGGGCCTGGTCGGTGCGTGGTCGTACCAGCACCTGGGCCAGTCCGAGGATCCGCCGTTCACCTTCAAGGCGATGGTGGTGCGCACGGTGTGGCCGGGCGCGACCGCCGAGGAAGTCTCCCAGCAGGTCACCGAGCGCATCGAGAAGGCGCTGATGACCACCGGCAACTACGAATACATCCGCTCGTACTCGCGGCCGGGCGAGTCGCAGGTGATCTTCGCCGCGCGCGACAGTCTGAAGTCGCGCGACATGCCCGAGCTCTGGTACCAGGTGCGCAAGAAGGTCGGCGACATCCGGGCGACGTTGCCGGCGGGCGTGGTGGGTCCGTTCTTCAACGACGAGTTCGGCGACACCTTCGGCAACATCTATGCGCTGACCGGCGAAGGATTCGACTACGCGGTGATGAAGGACTACGCCGACCGCATCCAGCTGGAACTGCAGCGGGTGGACGACGTCGGCAAGGTGGAACTGGTCGGCCTGCAGGACGAGAAGATTTGGATCGAGCTGTCCAACACCAAGCTGGCCACGCTGGGCATTCCGCTCAACGCCGTGCAGCAGGCGCTGGAGGAACAGAATGCGGTGACGCCGGCCGGCTTCTTCGAGACGCCGACCGACCGCGTGCAGTTGCGGCTCAGCGGCGAGTTCACCTCGGTCGACGAGATCCGCGAGTTCCCGATCCGGGCCGGCGGCCGCACGGTCAAGCTGGGCGACATCGCCGAGATCACGCGGGGCTTCGCCGACCCGGCTGCGCCGCGCATGCGTTTCATGGGCCAGCCCGGCATCGGCATTGCGGTGGCGATGAAGGACGGCGGCGACATCCTCAAGCTCGGCGAGACGCTGGAGACCGAGTTCCAGCGCCTGCAGAAGACGCTGCCGCTGGGCATGGAGCTGCGCAAGGTGTCCGACCAGCCGGCGGCGGTGGAGGAATCGGTGGGCGAGTTCGTCCGCGTGCTTGCCGAGGCGGTGATCATCGTGTTGCTGGTCAGCTTCTTCTCGCTGGGCATGCGCACCGGCCTGGTGGTGGCGGTATCGATCCCGCTGGTACTGGCGATGACCTTCGCGGTGATGCACTACTTCGGCATCGGCCTGCACAAGATCTCGCTGGGCGCGCTGGTGCTGGCGCTGGGCCTGCTGGTCGACGACGCGATCATCGCGGTGGAGATGATGGCCATCAAGATGGAACAGGGCTTCGACCGGCTGAAGGCCGCCAGCTTCGCCTACGAATCCACGGCATTCCCCATGCTCACCGGCACGCTGGTGACGGCGGCCGGCTTCCTGCCGATCGCCACGGCCGCGTCCAGCACCGGCGAATACACGCGCTCGCTGTTCCAGGTGGTGACCATCGCGCTGGTGGTGTCGTGGGTGGCGGCGGTGCTGTTCATCCCATACCTCGGCGACAAGATGCTGCCCGACCTGGGCAACCCGCAGCCGCCGAAGCCCGGCTCGCTGGCCGCGCGCTGGCAGGCGTTCCGCGCAGGCCTGGCCGACCGCTGGCCGCAGTACGCCGGCATGCTGGCGCCGAAGCCCCACGACGCGCACGACCACAACCCGTACCACACGCCGTTCTACCAGCGCTTCCGCGGCTGGCTGGCGTTCTGCCTGCGTCGCCGCTGGCTGGTGATCGGCGTGACCGCGGCCGCCTTCGTCGCCTCGATCGCATTGTTCCGGTTCGTGCCGCAGCAGTTCTTCCCGGACTCCGTGCGTCCGGAGCTGATGGTGGACCTGGAACTGGCCGAAGGCAGTTCGCTGAAGTCCACGGATGCGCAGGCACGCAAGCTGGAGGCGCTGCTGGCCAAGCGCGACGGCATCCTCAACTACGTGGCCTACATCGGCACGGGCTCGCCGCGCTTCTACCTGCCGCTGGACCAGCAGCTGCCGCAGGCGCACTTCTCGCAGTTCGTGGTGCTGACGCAGGACACCCAGGCGCGTGAATCCACCCGGCGCTGGCTGATCGACGAAGTGGCGCCGCAGTTCCCCGAACTGCAGTTCCGCGTGACGCGCCTGGAGAACGGTCCGCCGGTCGGCTATCCGATCCAGTTCCGCGTGTCCGGCGAGCATATCGATCGCGTGCAGGCGATCGCGCGGCAGATGGCGGAGAAGGTGCGCGCCAGTCCGCATGTCACCAACGTCAACCTGGACTGGAGCGAGCCGAGCAAGATCGTGCGGCTGCAGATCGACCAGGACCGCGCGCGCGCGCTCGGCGTCAGCACGGCGCAGGTATCGCACTTCCTGTCCGGGTCGCTGTCGGGCCTGAGCGTCAGTACCTACCGCGAGGGCAACGAACTGGTGGAGATCCTGCTGCGCGGGCCGGAAGAGGAGCGCACGCGGCTGGACCTGTTGGGCAGCCTGGCGGTGCCGACCAGCAGCGGCGGCAGCGTGCCGCTGTCGCAGATCGCCAACCTCGAGTACGCCTTCGAGGACGGCATCATCTGGCATCGCGACCGCCTGCCCACGGTGACGGTGCGCGCCGACCTGGCCAGCGACGACGTGACGGCGCCGACCGTGGTGGCGCAGATTTCGCCCACGCTGGACGAGATCCGTTCCACGCTGCCGCAAGGCTATCTGCTGGAAACCGGGGGCACGGTGGAGGACTCGGCCCGCGGGCAGAAATCGATCGCCGCCGGCATGCCGCTGTTCCTGCTGGCGGTGACCACGCTGCTGATGCTGCAGCTGCGCAGCTTCTCGCGGATGGCGCTGGTGCTGCTGACCGCGCCGCTCGGACTGATCGGCGTGACCCTGGCGCTGCTGGTGTTCCGGGTGCCGTTCGGCTTCGTCGCCATGCTCGGCACCATCGCGCTGGCCGGCATGATCATGCGCAACTCGGTGATCCTGGTGGACCAGATCGACCAGGACATCCAGGCCGGCCACGATCGCTGGCACGCGATCATCGACGCCACCGTGCGCCGCTTCAGGCCGATCGTGCTGACCGCGCTGGCGGCGGTGCTGGCGATGATCCCGCTGTCGCGCAGCGCCTTCTTCGGCCCGATGGCGGTCGCCATCATGGGCGGCCTGACGGTGGCCACGGTGCTGACCCTGTTCTTCCTCCCGGCGCTTTATGCGGCGTGGTTCAAGGTTCGGCCGGAAGAATCCGCCACGCGCTGA
- a CDS encoding efflux RND transporter periplasmic adaptor subunit yields MRQTHWNGVFGILLMGLAACSAEQPAETPRPALVVQPGGGAEAALSAYAGEVRAREESPLAFRVGGNLVRRNVDAGARVQKGEVLALLDAGDFALQAQAAQAQLASAEADLVRARGDRDRYAQLVGDQLISQSAYDAQVAAYKAAEGQARAARAQMDVMRNQEGYSQLRAPRDGVIASRQAEAGQVVAAGQTVFTLAADGGREVAIGLPENRIRQFSVGQPVMVELWNAPGQRLPGAIREIAPAADAQTRTYAARVSLVGDAQQQVELGQSARVYVQENGTQAALKLPLSAIQRGGDGKTTVWVVDPASGKVRAQPVRLGAYGDASVPVLGGVKAGDWVVGAGGHLLREGQIVTPVDRSNRPLKLAAGGGTAAIATRQE; encoded by the coding sequence ATGCGCCAGACGCACTGGAACGGAGTGTTCGGGATCCTGCTGATGGGATTGGCCGCCTGCAGTGCGGAGCAGCCTGCGGAAACGCCACGTCCCGCGCTGGTGGTGCAGCCCGGCGGTGGTGCCGAGGCGGCGTTGTCGGCGTACGCCGGTGAAGTGCGGGCCCGCGAGGAAAGTCCGCTGGCGTTCCGCGTCGGCGGCAATCTGGTCCGGCGCAATGTCGATGCCGGTGCGCGCGTGCAGAAGGGCGAAGTGCTGGCGCTGCTGGATGCCGGCGATTTCGCGCTGCAGGCGCAAGCCGCGCAGGCGCAACTGGCGTCCGCCGAGGCCGACCTGGTCCGCGCGCGCGGCGACCGCGACCGCTACGCCCAGCTGGTCGGCGACCAGCTGATCAGCCAGTCCGCGTACGACGCGCAGGTGGCCGCGTACAAGGCGGCCGAAGGCCAGGCGCGTGCGGCACGCGCGCAGATGGACGTGATGCGCAACCAGGAAGGCTATTCGCAGCTGCGAGCGCCGCGTGATGGCGTGATCGCCAGCCGCCAGGCCGAAGCCGGGCAGGTCGTGGCCGCCGGCCAGACCGTCTTCACCCTGGCGGCCGACGGGGGCCGCGAGGTCGCCATCGGCCTGCCGGAAAACCGCATCCGCCAGTTCAGCGTGGGCCAGCCGGTGATGGTCGAGTTGTGGAATGCGCCGGGTCAGCGCCTGCCCGGTGCCATCCGCGAGATCGCACCCGCCGCGGATGCGCAGACCCGCACCTACGCGGCGCGCGTCAGTCTGGTCGGCGATGCACAGCAGCAGGTCGAGCTGGGTCAGAGTGCGCGCGTCTACGTGCAGGAAAACGGTACGCAGGCGGCATTGAAGCTGCCGCTGTCGGCCATCCAGCGGGGCGGCGATGGCAAGACCACGGTCTGGGTCGTCGATCCGGCGAGCGGCAAGGTGCGCGCGCAGCCGGTACGGCTCGGCGCCTATGGCGATGCCTCGGTGCCGGTGCTGGGCGGCGTGAAGGCCGGCGACTGGGTGGTAGGCGCCGGTGGGCATCTGTTGCGTGAAGGCCAGATCGTCACGCCGGTCGATCGCAGCAACCGGCCGCTGAAACTCGCGGCGGGTGGCGGCACGGCCGCCATCGCCACGCGCCAGGAGTAA
- a CDS encoding TetR/AcrR family transcriptional regulator, with the protein MASPRTSANRSKPPAKPATSGPGRPKDLGKRAAILEAAKQLFAREGFNGVSMDQIAAEAGVSKLTVYSHFGDKDALFAAAVKAKCEEMLPDTLFELELTGSLRDQLKAIAQAFFALVTSEEAISTHRMMMVPGNIDDKLKQTFWEAGPQRTHDAFAAMLQALVAKGELDIPDVATASVQFFTLIKGEVHARMTCGLCSRPGPMDARQHVEATVDMFLRAYGRR; encoded by the coding sequence ATGGCCAGTCCACGTACGTCCGCCAACCGCTCCAAGCCCCCCGCCAAGCCCGCCACCAGCGGCCCCGGGCGCCCCAAGGACTTGGGCAAGCGCGCCGCCATCCTCGAAGCCGCCAAGCAGTTGTTCGCGCGCGAGGGGTTCAATGGCGTCAGCATGGACCAGATCGCCGCCGAGGCGGGCGTTTCCAAGCTGACGGTGTACAGCCACTTCGGCGACAAGGACGCGCTGTTCGCCGCGGCCGTGAAGGCCAAGTGCGAGGAAATGCTGCCGGACACGCTGTTCGAGCTCGAACTGACCGGCAGCCTGCGCGACCAGCTCAAGGCCATCGCGCAGGCCTTCTTCGCGCTGGTCACCAGCGAAGAGGCCATCAGCACGCACCGCATGATGATGGTTCCCGGCAACATCGACGACAAACTCAAGCAGACCTTCTGGGAAGCCGGCCCGCAGCGCACGCACGACGCCTTCGCCGCGATGCTGCAGGCGCTGGTGGCCAAGGGCGAGCTGGACATCCCCGACGTGGCGACGGCCTCCGTGCAGTTCTTCACCCTGATCAAGGGCGAAGTGCATGCGCGCATGACCTGCGGCCTGTGCAGCCGGCCAGGACCGATGGATGCCCGCCAGCATGTCGAGGCCACGGTGGACATGTTCCTGAGGGCTTATGGCCGCCGCTGA
- a CDS encoding protein-L-isoaspartate O-methyltransferase, with the protein MTIDYSQARENMVEQQVRPWDVLDARVLDTLAALPREAFVADAHRALAYADLALPLGHGEFMAKPVIEGRTLQALKPQANEDVLEIGTGSGYLTACLAHLAREVVSLEIHPDLADAARARLDATGLGSNVRIEAVDALAWDSDRRFDVICVTGAVATVPARFLQWLRPGGRLFVVRGASPVMEGVLHIDDVNGARIESLFETDLPYLVGAAPAPQFVF; encoded by the coding sequence ATGACGATCGATTACTCCCAGGCCCGCGAAAACATGGTCGAGCAGCAGGTACGTCCCTGGGACGTGCTGGATGCGCGCGTGCTGGACACGCTGGCCGCGTTGCCGCGCGAGGCCTTCGTGGCCGACGCGCACCGTGCGCTGGCCTACGCGGACCTGGCACTGCCGCTGGGCCATGGCGAATTCATGGCCAAGCCCGTGATCGAGGGCCGCACCCTGCAGGCACTCAAGCCGCAGGCCAACGAAGACGTGCTGGAAATCGGCACCGGCAGCGGCTACCTGACCGCCTGCTTGGCGCACCTGGCGCGCGAGGTGGTCAGCCTCGAGATCCATCCCGACCTGGCCGATGCCGCGCGTGCGCGCCTGGACGCCACCGGCCTGGGCAGCAACGTGCGCATCGAAGCCGTCGATGCGCTGGCATGGGACAGCGACCGCCGCTTCGACGTGATCTGCGTGACCGGTGCCGTCGCCACCGTGCCGGCGCGCTTCCTGCAGTGGCTGCGCCCGGGCGGCCGCCTGTTCGTCGTGCGCGGCGCCTCGCCGGTGATGGAAGGCGTGCTGCACATCGACGATGTCAACGGCGCCCGCATCGAATCGTTGTTCGAAACCGACCTCCCCTATCTGGTCGGCGCCGCACCGGCGCCCCAGTTCGTCTTCTGA
- a CDS encoding TolC family outer membrane protein, producing MSRRPLVLALALALPSAAGATDLMQTYELARTGDPQLSIAESTRLIDKEGAVQARAVLLPQISGSAGYELTHSSRPGDPTGDGKSRTYGASVSQTIFDWSRIANLRGQRAISQAADYDLASANNTLITRTSAAYFNVLIGIESLAAAETNEAASKKQFDYAQKRLDVGLAPITDVHEARAQYDSARANTILARNALDDSYRALAEITGQPISGLKGLPDDFRPELPPEQNAQAWVDRALEQNPDLKSAEYVLESAQHGVSSARAGHYPTLNFRGGYSNGTDWDSVPGTLSRDGEGYNWGVTLTVPIFSGGATQSGVRQALAQRDRAADGMEQTRRALIRNTSNAYQALVAGVTEVEARRLAVFSAQSALDASQVGLEVGTRTVLDVLQNQRTLFQAQVEYAQARYNFLQNRLLLEQAAGTLDGADVQDVNRLLTADAESRLSSQPLSQ from the coding sequence ATGAGCCGTCGCCCCCTCGTACTCGCGCTCGCCCTGGCCCTGCCGTCCGCGGCCGGCGCCACCGACCTGATGCAGACCTATGAGCTGGCGCGCACCGGCGATCCTCAGTTGTCCATCGCGGAATCCACCCGCCTGATCGACAAGGAAGGCGCGGTACAGGCACGTGCCGTGCTGCTGCCGCAGATCAGCGGCAGCGCCGGCTACGAACTCACCCACAGCAGCCGCCCGGGCGATCCCACCGGTGACGGCAAGAGCCGCACCTACGGTGCATCGGTCAGCCAGACGATCTTCGACTGGAGCCGCATCGCCAACCTGCGCGGGCAGCGCGCCATCAGCCAGGCCGCCGACTACGACCTGGCCTCGGCCAACAACACGCTGATCACCCGCACCTCGGCCGCCTACTTCAACGTGCTGATCGGCATCGAGTCGCTGGCCGCCGCCGAGACCAACGAGGCCGCGTCGAAGAAGCAGTTCGACTACGCGCAGAAGCGCCTCGATGTGGGCCTGGCGCCGATCACCGACGTGCACGAAGCCCGCGCGCAGTACGACAGCGCGCGCGCCAACACCATCCTGGCGCGCAACGCACTGGACGACAGCTACCGCGCCCTCGCCGAGATCACCGGCCAGCCGATCAGCGGCCTGAAGGGCCTGCCGGATGACTTCCGTCCGGAACTTCCGCCGGAACAGAACGCACAGGCGTGGGTGGACCGTGCCCTCGAGCAGAACCCGGACCTGAAGTCGGCGGAGTATGTGCTGGAGTCCGCGCAGCATGGCGTGTCCAGCGCGCGTGCGGGGCACTACCCCACGCTGAACTTCCGTGGCGGCTACTCGAACGGCACCGACTGGGACAGCGTGCCCGGCACGCTGTCGCGCGATGGCGAAGGCTACAACTGGGGCGTGACGCTGACGGTGCCGATCTTCTCCGGTGGCGCCACCCAGTCCGGCGTGCGCCAGGCGCTGGCCCAGCGCGACCGCGCGGCCGACGGCATGGAGCAGACGCGCCGCGCGCTGATCCGCAACACCAGCAACGCCTACCAGGCGCTGGTCGCCGGCGTGACCGAAGTGGAAGCCCGCCGCCTGGCGGTGTTCTCCGCGCAGAGCGCTCTGGACGCCTCGCAGGTCGGCCTGGAAGTCGGTACCCGTACCGTGCTGGACGTGCTGCAGAACCAGCGCACGCTGTTCCAGGCGCAGGTCGAGTACGCGCAGGCCCGCTACAACTTCCTGCAGAACCGCCTGCTGCTGGAACAGGCCGCCGGTACGCTGGACGGCGCCGATGTGCAGGACGTCAACCGCCTGTTGACCGCCGATGCCGAATCGCGGCTGTCGTCGCAGCCGCTTTCGCAGTAA